A genomic segment from Pseudomonas sp. S09G 359 encodes:
- a CDS encoding sigma-70 family RNA polymerase sigma factor — MASSSTTHQVVGELYAQHHSWVVQLLRRKLGGQEQAVDLAQDTFLRILSSGTVPVFREPRAYLTTVASRLCGQYFRRQALERAYEQSLAILEPEHMPSPETRLLVLEALDAVGQVLDGLGSKVREIFLLSQLDGLTYPQIAARMDLSVNVVQKAMLKAYRHCYLAVYAP; from the coding sequence ATGGCTTCATCCTCGACAACCCATCAGGTGGTGGGCGAACTCTATGCCCAGCATCACAGCTGGGTGGTGCAGTTACTGCGGCGCAAGCTGGGCGGGCAAGAGCAGGCCGTGGACCTGGCGCAGGACACCTTCCTGCGTATTTTGAGCAGCGGCACCGTGCCGGTTTTTCGCGAGCCTCGCGCCTACCTCACCACCGTCGCCAGCCGCTTGTGCGGGCAGTATTTTCGCCGCCAGGCCCTGGAGCGGGCGTATGAACAGTCGCTGGCGATCCTGGAGCCGGAACACATGCCGTCGCCGGAAACCCGCTTGCTGGTACTCGAAGCGCTGGACGCAGTAGGGCAGGTGCTGGACGGGTTGGGTAGCAAGGTGCGGGAGATATTCCTGCTGTCGCAACTCGATGGCCTGACTTATCCACAGATCGCCGCGCGCATGGACCTCAGCGTGAATGTGGTGCAAAAAGCCATGCTCAAGGCCTATCGCCATTGCTACCTGGCGGTGTACGCGCCATGA
- a CDS encoding glycosyltransferase family 39 protein, giving the protein MTRPAPLLFLLACLLFFFALGSHQLQGSTEARVAGIAMAMHLDNNWVVPQLFREPFLEKPPLSLWLDAGAIRLFGGTTWAVRLASAFAGLFSVMLFYAMLRTFGRPKTLAFCAALILATMASYWGNVRGVGEDSLLSLGVTTALLAFYQAVRPDREGPSTWAWALFTLGMVIATLSKGVLGLAMPGVVIFVYLASTSLIDKRLRIGDWLKPALFTLLALVPLLIWLGFLYQRGGMQAVAEVLWTNSVGRFSGSFVEAGHYEPLYYYIAKLPEAFLPWNILVYLGLWHFRKSLVQNRYRLFFSVWLVAQFTLLTLASSKRTVYLMALTPAAAVLAAEYAGVLLAWLKTHKPALYRHHRGVIVGAFTVAILSYLTAAFWFAPKADKRESFVPVISQAKAFQTEGKDVALFQPNERIAGASVFYLQAYLPILQTEAQLHSFLSAKPGNIALLDSTKQLSEKVNVIKEMKIGRQPYYFIEQ; this is encoded by the coding sequence ATGACGCGCCCCGCCCCTCTGCTGTTCCTTCTCGCCTGTTTGCTGTTCTTTTTTGCCCTCGGCAGCCATCAGCTACAAGGCTCCACCGAAGCCCGCGTGGCCGGGATCGCCATGGCCATGCACCTGGATAACAACTGGGTGGTGCCGCAGCTGTTTCGTGAGCCCTTCCTGGAAAAACCACCCCTGAGCCTATGGCTGGATGCCGGTGCGATTCGCCTGTTTGGCGGCACGACCTGGGCCGTGCGCCTGGCTTCGGCATTTGCCGGGCTGTTCAGCGTGATGTTGTTTTACGCGATGCTGCGCACCTTCGGGCGGCCGAAGACGCTGGCGTTCTGCGCCGCGCTGATTCTGGCGACCATGGCCAGTTACTGGGGCAATGTGCGCGGCGTGGGTGAAGATTCACTGCTCAGCCTCGGCGTGACCACCGCGCTACTGGCGTTCTACCAGGCGGTAAGGCCCGACCGCGAAGGGCCCAGCACGTGGGCATGGGCACTGTTTACCCTCGGCATGGTGATCGCCACCCTGAGTAAAGGCGTGCTGGGCCTGGCGATGCCGGGCGTTGTGATCTTTGTGTACCTGGCCAGCACCAGCCTGATCGACAAACGCTTGCGCATCGGCGACTGGCTCAAGCCGGCACTCTTCACCTTGTTGGCGTTGGTGCCGCTGCTGATCTGGCTGGGTTTCCTGTACCAGCGCGGCGGCATGCAGGCGGTGGCCGAAGTGCTGTGGACCAACAGCGTCGGGCGGTTTAGCGGCTCGTTTGTTGAAGCTGGGCACTACGAACCCCTCTACTACTACATCGCCAAGCTGCCCGAGGCGTTCCTGCCCTGGAATATCTTGGTGTACCTGGGCCTGTGGCATTTCCGCAAAAGCCTGGTGCAAAACCGCTACCGTTTGTTTTTCAGCGTGTGGCTGGTGGCGCAGTTCACCCTGCTGACCTTGGCATCCAGCAAGCGCACCGTGTACCTGATGGCCCTCACCCCCGCCGCCGCCGTGCTCGCGGCCGAATACGCGGGGGTGTTGCTGGCGTGGTTGAAAACGCACAAACCGGCGCTGTATCGCCACCATCGAGGCGTGATCGTGGGCGCGTTCACCGTGGCCATACTCAGTTACCTGACGGCCGCATTCTGGTTTGCGCCCAAGGCCGACAAGCGCGAGTCGTTCGTGCCGGTGATCAGCCAGGCCAAGGCCTTCCAGACCGAAGGCAAGGACGTGGCGCTGTTCCAGCCCAACGAGCGCATTGCCGGGGCCAGTGTGTTCTATCTGCAGGCCTACCTGCCGATCCTGCAAACCGAAGCCCAGTTGCACAGTTTTCTCAGCGCCAAGCCCGGCAACATTGCGTTGCTGGACAGCACCAAACAGCTGAGTGAGAAGGTAAACGTGATCAAGGAGATGAAAATCGGCCGCCAACCCTACTACTTCATCGAGCAGTAA
- a CDS encoding TIGR00645 family protein codes for MERFIENAMYASRWLLAPIYFGLSLGLLALALKFFQEVIHLLPSVFSMAESELILVLLSLIDMALVGGLLVMVMISGYENFVSQLDIDESKEKLNWLGTMDSSSLKMKVAASIVAISSIHLLRIFMDAKNVDPQHLMWYVIIHMTFVISAFAMGYLDKVTKH; via the coding sequence ATGGAACGCTTTATCGAAAATGCTATGTACGCCTCGCGCTGGCTGCTGGCGCCGATCTATTTCGGCTTGTCCCTGGGGTTGCTGGCGCTGGCGCTGAAATTCTTCCAGGAAGTGATTCATCTGCTGCCTAGCGTGTTCTCGATGGCGGAGTCCGAGCTGATCCTGGTGCTGCTGTCGTTGATCGACATGGCCCTGGTCGGCGGCTTGCTGGTGATGGTGATGATTTCCGGCTACGAGAACTTTGTCTCGCAGCTGGATATCGATGAGAGCAAAGAAAAGCTCAACTGGCTGGGCACCATGGATTCTTCATCGCTGAAGATGAAAGTGGCGGCCTCCATCGTGGCGATCTCCTCCATCCACCTGCTGCGCATCTTCATGGACGCCAAGAACGTCGATCCGCAGCATTTGATGTGGTACGTGATCATCCACATGACCTTCGTGATCTCGGCCTTTGCCATGGGTTACCTGGACAAAGTCACCAAGCACTGA
- a CDS encoding Lon protease family protein: protein MPDPVAASLRLAPEALTRPFSAEQFSFSTTNDLEPFRGVLGQERAVEALQFGVAMPRPGYNVFVMGEPGTGRFSFVKRYLKAEGKRLQTPADWVYVNNFDEPREPRALELPGGAAAAFIADINGLVDNLVATFPAVFEHPTYQQRKSAIDRAFNQRYDKALDVIERLALEKDVALYRDSTNIAFTPMLDGKALDEAEFSQLPEADRERFHTDISELEERLNEELASLPQWKRESNNQLRQFNEETITLALQPLLAPLSEKYAENAAVCGYLQAMQVYLLKTVVEQLVDDAKTDAQARKLLEEQYCPSLVVGHPVNGGAPVVFEPHPTYDNLFGRIEYSTDQGALYTTYRQLRPGALHRANGGFLILEAEKMLSEPFVWDALKRSLQSRKLKMESPLGELGRLATVTLNPQMIPLQVKVIIIGSRQLYYALQDADPDFQEMFRVLVDFDEDIPMVDESLEQFAQLLKTRTSEEGMAPLTSDAVARLATYSARLAEHQGRLSARIGDLFQLVSEADFIRHLAGDEMTDAGHIERALKAKATRTGRVSARILDDMLAGVILIDTAGAAVGKCNGLTVLEVGDSAFGVPARISATVYPGGSGIVDIEREVNLGQPIHSKGVMILTGYLGSRYAQEFPLAISASIALEQSYGYVDGDSASLGEACTLISALSKTPLKQCFAITGSINQFGEVQAVGGVNEKIEGFFRLCEARGLTGEQGAIIPQANVATLMLDEKVLQAVRAGQFHIYAVRQADEALSLLVGEDAGEPDAEGQFPEGTVNARVVERLRAIAEMISEEDLKEAEKELAQQALAEAKPT, encoded by the coding sequence ATGCCTGATCCTGTTGCTGCCAGCTTGCGTCTAGCGCCCGAAGCGCTGACTCGCCCTTTCTCCGCTGAACAGTTCAGCTTCTCGACCACCAATGATTTGGAGCCCTTTCGCGGTGTGCTTGGCCAGGAACGTGCAGTTGAAGCCTTGCAGTTCGGTGTGGCCATGCCACGCCCCGGTTACAACGTGTTTGTCATGGGCGAGCCGGGTACCGGCCGCTTTTCGTTCGTCAAACGCTACCTGAAAGCCGAAGGCAAACGCCTGCAGACCCCGGCGGACTGGGTCTATGTGAATAATTTCGATGAGCCCCGCGAGCCCCGCGCCCTGGAATTGCCGGGCGGCGCAGCGGCGGCATTCATCGCCGATATCAATGGCCTGGTCGACAACCTGGTCGCGACGTTCCCGGCGGTGTTCGAACACCCCACCTACCAACAGCGCAAAAGCGCCATCGACCGCGCCTTCAACCAGCGTTACGACAAGGCGCTGGACGTGATCGAACGCCTGGCCTTGGAAAAGGACGTGGCGTTGTACCGCGACAGCACCAACATCGCCTTCACCCCCATGCTCGACGGCAAGGCATTGGATGAAGCCGAGTTTTCGCAGTTGCCGGAAGCCGACCGCGAGCGTTTCCACACGGATATTTCCGAGCTGGAAGAACGCCTCAACGAAGAACTCGCCAGCCTGCCGCAGTGGAAGCGTGAGTCGAACAACCAACTGCGCCAGTTCAACGAAGAAACCATCACCCTTGCCCTTCAGCCGTTGCTCGCGCCGCTGTCGGAAAAGTATGCGGAAAACGCCGCCGTCTGCGGTTACCTGCAAGCCATGCAGGTTTACCTGCTGAAAACCGTGGTCGAGCAATTGGTGGACGACGCGAAGACCGACGCCCAGGCCCGCAAGCTGCTCGAAGAACAGTATTGCCCGAGCCTGGTGGTGGGCCATCCGGTCAACGGCGGCGCGCCGGTGGTATTTGAGCCGCATCCGACCTACGACAACCTGTTCGGTCGCATCGAATACAGCACCGACCAGGGCGCGCTCTACACCACCTATCGCCAACTGCGCCCCGGAGCCTTGCACCGCGCCAATGGCGGCTTCCTGATTCTGGAAGCCGAAAAAATGCTCAGCGAGCCGTTTGTCTGGGACGCCCTCAAGCGCTCCCTGCAGTCGCGTAAGTTGAAGATGGAATCACCGTTGGGCGAATTGGGCCGCCTGGCCACCGTGACCCTCAACCCGCAGATGATTCCGTTGCAGGTCAAGGTGATCATCATCGGTTCGCGCCAGCTGTACTACGCGTTGCAGGATGCCGATCCGGACTTCCAGGAGATGTTCCGCGTCCTGGTGGATTTCGACGAAGACATCCCGATGGTCGACGAAAGCCTGGAGCAGTTCGCGCAGTTGCTCAAAACCCGCACCTCGGAAGAAGGCATGGCGCCGCTGACCTCGGACGCGGTGGCGCGCTTGGCCACCTACAGCGCCCGCCTGGCGGAACACCAGGGGCGTTTGTCGGCGCGAATCGGCGATCTGTTTCAGCTGGTCAGCGAGGCGGACTTTATCCGCCACCTGGCCGGCGATGAGATGACCGACGCCGGCCACATCGAACGCGCGCTCAAGGCCAAGGCCACCCGCACTGGCCGCGTGTCGGCGCGGATTCTTGACGACATGCTCGCCGGGGTGATCCTGATCGACACCGCCGGTGCGGCGGTGGGCAAGTGCAACGGGCTCACGGTGCTGGAAGTCGGCGACTCGGCGTTTGGTGTGCCGGCACGCATTTCCGCCACGGTGTACCCGGGCGGCAGCGGCATTGTCGACATCGAACGCGAAGTAAACCTGGGCCAGCCGATTCACTCCAAGGGCGTGATGATCCTCACCGGTTACCTGGGCAGCCGCTATGCCCAGGAATTCCCGCTGGCGATCTCGGCAAGCATTGCGCTGGAGCAATCCTACGGCTACGTGGATGGCGACAGCGCCTCCCTGGGCGAGGCGTGCACGTTGATCTCGGCGTTGTCGAAAACGCCACTCAAGCAGTGCTTTGCCATCACCGGTTCGATCAACCAGTTTGGTGAAGTGCAGGCGGTGGGCGGGGTCAACGAGAAGATCGAAGGCTTCTTCCGCCTCTGTGAAGCACGCGGTTTGACTGGCGAGCAGGGCGCGATCATTCCCCAGGCTAACGTCGCAACCTTGATGCTCGACGAGAAGGTGCTGCAAGCCGTGCGCGCCGGGCAGTTCCACATCTATGCGGTGCGCCAGGCGGATGAGGCGCTGAGCCTGTTGGTGGGCGAGGATGCCGGTGAGCCGGACGCCGAGGGGCAGTTCCCGGAAGGCACGGTGAACGCGCGGGTGGTCGAGCGCTTGCGCGCGATTGCCGAGATGATCAGCGAGGAGGATCTCAAGGAAGCCGAGAAGGAGTTGGCGCAACAAGCGTTGGCCGAAGCCAAACCTACCTGA
- a CDS encoding DUF3015 domain-containing protein, producing MKRILLGTLFTVVSLNAMAEAPGGPNCGWGNMLFEGQRGTPAHFLASTTNGTSGNATFGMTSGTNGCSTNSALTYGGKSWIAMNGMMNELSEDMAKGNGEALTTYAVVLGVAPEDREHFAAVTHEHFQQIFSKADVTADDVHNNTLAVLKSDARLAKYASTQA from the coding sequence ATGAAACGGATCCTTCTCGGTACTCTCTTCACCGTCGTCTCCCTCAATGCAATGGCTGAAGCACCAGGCGGCCCGAACTGCGGTTGGGGCAACATGTTGTTCGAAGGCCAGCGCGGTACTCCAGCGCACTTCCTGGCTTCCACCACCAACGGCACCTCGGGTAACGCCACCTTCGGCATGACCTCGGGCACCAACGGTTGCAGCACCAACAGCGCGCTGACCTACGGCGGCAAGTCCTGGATTGCCATGAATGGCATGATGAACGAGCTGTCCGAAGACATGGCCAAGGGCAATGGCGAAGCGCTGACCACCTACGCCGTGGTACTGGGCGTGGCGCCAGAAGATCGCGAGCACTTCGCGGCCGTGACCCACGAGCACTTCCAGCAGATCTTCAGCAAAGCTGACGTGACCGCTGACGACGTGCACAACAACACCCTGGCTGTACTGAAAAGCGATGCCCGCCTGGCGAAATACGCCAGCACTCAGGCTTAA
- a CDS encoding DUF4105 domain-containing protein, producing the protein MLKRFAWLALFACAPLYAAPHLDDQRLQQLANDPFWLSLGHYEAGKISGWRSYVSDKKFFLAADGAHHPDAELKATVEALYAPASLGEKHAQCVYPARTRWLKAQLNLTDLPALECKEFTQWFKDVAPHSAVMIFPAAYLNSPSSMFGHTLLRIDQADVQSNNTALLSYAINFGAYIEGSDNSILYAWKGLMGGYPGLFALVPYQEKLSEYRSLENRDLWEYRLNLTEVETKRMVEHVWELKQIQFDYFFFDENCSYRLLELLQVARPGLRLTEQFPLTAIPTDTVKAVKDAGLVEKIDYRPSRERELLERAKPLDGDEQEWVLKVSDDQKQLQEPAFKALPRERQALIIDAAYRLGRYRANGLERDTARSQRSFELLRAINQNPAPDLKITPPGLPENGHESRTWQAGIGTRGDKAFGEYGLRMAYHDLNDNAEGFPLGAQIEILQMKLRQYEGNHWQLQQLDLATIRSLTPRNALLQPWSWQVTGGLERVPGKHDDETLVAHVNGGAGGTWQLRDDMLGFALGTVRVEHNNDFSEAISPAAGFNTGVLWKNPLGNLSLEAKGDFFTNGEVRRSISLNQQWELSRNLGLRLSAQREYSHLSTPVNEVMLEVKWYHY; encoded by the coding sequence ATGCTCAAACGCTTTGCCTGGCTGGCACTCTTCGCTTGCGCCCCGCTGTATGCGGCACCGCATCTTGATGATCAACGTTTGCAGCAATTGGCCAACGACCCGTTCTGGTTATCCCTGGGCCACTACGAAGCCGGCAAGATCAGCGGCTGGCGCAGCTATGTCAGCGACAAAAAATTCTTCCTCGCAGCTGATGGCGCCCACCATCCGGATGCCGAACTCAAGGCCACCGTAGAAGCACTGTATGCTCCGGCCAGCCTGGGTGAGAAACACGCCCAATGCGTTTACCCCGCACGCACCCGCTGGCTCAAGGCGCAGTTGAACCTGACCGACCTGCCCGCGCTGGAGTGCAAGGAATTCACCCAATGGTTCAAGGACGTCGCGCCCCATAGCGCGGTGATGATTTTCCCGGCGGCCTACCTCAACAGCCCATCGTCGATGTTCGGCCACACCCTGCTGCGCATCGACCAGGCCGACGTACAGAGCAACAACACCGCGCTGCTCAGCTATGCGATCAACTTCGGCGCCTATATCGAAGGTTCGGACAACAGCATCCTCTATGCCTGGAAAGGCCTGATGGGTGGCTACCCCGGCCTGTTCGCCCTGGTGCCCTACCAGGAAAAGCTCTCGGAATACCGTAGCCTTGAGAACCGCGACCTGTGGGAATATCGCCTGAACCTCACCGAAGTCGAGACCAAACGCATGGTCGAGCACGTTTGGGAGCTCAAGCAGATCCAGTTCGACTACTTCTTCTTCGACGAAAACTGCTCCTATCGCCTGCTGGAACTGCTGCAAGTCGCACGCCCCGGCCTGCGCCTGACCGAACAGTTTCCACTCACGGCCATCCCTACCGACACGGTCAAAGCCGTGAAGGACGCGGGCCTGGTAGAAAAAATCGACTACCGCCCGTCCCGTGAGCGCGAGCTGCTGGAACGCGCCAAGCCACTGGACGGCGACGAGCAGGAATGGGTGTTGAAGGTCAGCGACGACCAGAAACAATTGCAGGAGCCCGCCTTCAAAGCCCTGCCCCGCGAGCGCCAGGCCCTGATCATCGACGCCGCCTATCGCCTGGGCCGCTACCGCGCCAATGGCCTGGAGCGCGACACTGCACGCTCCCAGCGCAGCTTCGAACTGCTGCGCGCGATCAACCAGAACCCGGCGCCCGACCTGAAGATCACCCCGCCTGGCCTGCCGGAAAACGGCCACGAATCACGCACCTGGCAAGCCGGCATCGGCACCCGCGGTGACAAGGCCTTCGGCGAATACGGGCTGCGCATGGCCTACCATGACCTTAACGACAACGCCGAAGGCTTCCCGCTGGGCGCGCAGATCGAGATCCTGCAGATGAAACTGCGCCAGTACGAAGGCAACCACTGGCAACTGCAGCAACTGGACCTGGCCACCATCCGCTCCCTGACCCCGCGCAACGCCCTGCTGCAGCCCTGGTCATGGCAAGTCACCGGCGGCCTGGAGCGCGTACCCGGCAAACACGACGACGAAACCTTGGTGGCCCACGTCAACGGCGGCGCCGGCGGCACCTGGCAACTGCGCGACGACATGCTCGGCTTCGCCCTCGGCACCGTGCGCGTGGAGCACAACAACGACTTCAGTGAAGCCATCTCCCCAGCGGCCGGCTTCAATACCGGCGTGCTGTGGAAAAACCCACTGGGCAACCTCAGCCTGGAAGCCAAGGGCGACTTCTTCACCAATGGCGAAGTTCGCCGCAGCATCAGCCTGAACCAGCAGTGGGAACTGTCCCGCAACCTCGGCCTGCGCCTGAGTGCCCAACGCGAATACAGCCACCTTTCCACGCCAGTGAATGAAGTGATGCTCGAAGTGAAGTGGTATCACTACTGA
- a CDS encoding GreA/GreB family elongation factor — MSRAFVNEDNAAAQADQPVERQVSGQPNRLTAQGLAQLQAKVAQLQQAYSVESAKGDKQRQADLERDLRYFNQRVQSAHVVPPATSTDKVQIGSWVTFANEQDEQQRIQLVGEDQADAGAGLINWGSPLGRALLGAQVGDEVLWQRPVGDQLIEVLRIEPEV; from the coding sequence ATGAGCCGTGCTTTTGTAAATGAAGACAATGCTGCTGCCCAGGCTGATCAGCCGGTAGAACGCCAGGTCAGCGGGCAACCCAACCGCCTCACTGCGCAAGGCTTGGCGCAGTTGCAGGCCAAGGTTGCGCAGTTGCAGCAGGCATACAGCGTCGAATCCGCCAAGGGCGACAAGCAGCGCCAAGCCGATCTTGAGCGGGATTTGCGCTATTTCAATCAGCGCGTGCAAAGCGCGCACGTGGTGCCGCCTGCCACCTCCACCGACAAGGTGCAGATCGGCAGCTGGGTCACCTTCGCCAACGAGCAGGATGAGCAGCAGCGCATCCAGTTGGTCGGCGAAGACCAGGCCGATGCCGGCGCGGGCCTGATCAATTGGGGTTCACCTTTGGGCCGTGCATTGCTCGGCGCCCAGGTTGGCGACGAGGTGCTGTGGCAGCGCCCCGTCGGCGATCAATTGATCGAAGTGCTGCGCATCGAACCCGAGGTTTAG
- the gdhA gene encoding NADP-specific glutamate dehydrogenase translates to MIESVESFLARLKKRDPDQPEFHQAVEEVLRSLWPFLEANPHYLTSGILERICEPERAITFRVSWVDDHGKVQVNRGFRIQMNSAIGPYKGGLRFHPSVNLGVLKFLAFEQTFKNSLTSLPMGGGKGGSDFDPKGKSDAEVMRFCQSFMSELYRHIGADVDVPAGDIGVGAREIGFLFGQYKRLSNQFTSVLTGKGMTYGGSLIRPEATGFGCVYFAEEMLKRNSQRVEGKRVAVSGSGNVAQYAARKVMDLGGKVISLSDSEGTLYAESGLTEEQWSALLELKNVQRGRISELAERFGLEFCKGKTPWELACDIALPCATQNELDAAAARTLLRNGCICVAEGANMPTTLEAVDIFIEAGILFAPGKASNAGGVAVSGLEMSQNAMRLLWSAGEVDSKLHNIMQSIHHACVHYGEENGRVNYVKGANIAGFVKVADAMLAQGIV, encoded by the coding sequence ATGATCGAATCCGTCGAATCCTTCCTTGCCCGCCTGAAGAAACGCGACCCTGACCAGCCAGAATTCCACCAGGCTGTAGAAGAAGTCCTACGTAGCCTGTGGCCGTTTCTCGAAGCTAACCCGCATTATCTGACCTCGGGCATTTTGGAACGCATCTGCGAGCCGGAACGCGCGATTACCTTTCGGGTTTCGTGGGTGGATGATCATGGCAAGGTCCAGGTCAATCGCGGTTTCCGCATCCAGATGAACAGCGCCATCGGCCCGTACAAGGGCGGCCTGCGCTTCCACCCGTCGGTGAACCTGGGCGTGTTGAAGTTCCTCGCCTTCGAGCAAACCTTTAAGAACTCCCTGACCTCGCTGCCCATGGGCGGCGGCAAGGGCGGCTCGGACTTTGACCCCAAAGGTAAGAGCGACGCCGAAGTGATGCGCTTCTGCCAGTCGTTCATGAGCGAGCTGTACCGCCATATCGGCGCGGATGTGGACGTGCCGGCCGGTGACATTGGCGTGGGCGCTCGCGAAATCGGCTTCCTGTTTGGCCAGTACAAACGCCTGAGCAACCAATTCACCTCCGTGCTCACCGGCAAGGGCATGACCTATGGCGGCAGCCTGATCCGCCCGGAAGCCACCGGTTTCGGCTGCGTGTACTTCGCCGAAGAAATGCTCAAGCGCAACAGCCAGCGGGTTGAAGGCAAGCGCGTGGCGGTTTCCGGCTCCGGCAACGTGGCGCAATACGCGGCGCGCAAGGTGATGGACCTGGGCGGCAAGGTGATTTCCCTATCTGACTCCGAAGGTACCCTGTACGCCGAAAGCGGTTTGACCGAGGAGCAATGGTCGGCCCTGCTCGAGCTGAAAAACGTGCAACGCGGTCGCATCAGCGAATTGGCCGAGCGTTTCGGCCTGGAATTCTGCAAAGGCAAAACGCCTTGGGAACTGGCGTGCGACATCGCGCTGCCCTGCGCCACCCAGAACGAACTCGACGCCGCAGCCGCCCGCACCCTGCTGCGCAACGGCTGCATCTGTGTGGCCGAAGGCGCCAACATGCCGACCACGCTGGAGGCGGTGGATATCTTTATCGAGGCGGGCATTCTGTTCGCCCCGGGCAAGGCCTCCAACGCCGGCGGTGTAGCCGTGAGTGGCCTGGAAATGTCGCAGAACGCCATGCGCCTGCTGTGGAGCGCTGGCGAAGTGGACAGCAAACTGCACAACATCATGCAGTCGATCCACCATGCCTGCGTGCATTACGGCGAAGAAAACGGCCGTGTCAACTACGTGAAGGGCGCGAACATCGCAGGCTTCGTGAAAGTCGCCGACGCGATGCTGGCCCAAGGCATCGTCTAA
- the ettA gene encoding energy-dependent translational throttle protein EttA, translating to MAQYVFTMHRLGKVVPPKREILKNISLSFFPGAKIGVLGLNGSGKSTLLKIMAGVDTEFEGEARPMPELNIGYLPQEPILDPTKTVREVVEEAVSVIKNAQARLDEVYAAYADEDADFDKLAAEQAKLEAILQAGDGHNLERQLEVAADALRLPAWDAKVEFLSGGEKRRVALCRLLLSAPDMLLLDEPTNHLDADSVAWLEHFLHDFPGTVVAITHDRYFLDNVAGWILELDRGAGIPYEGNYSGWLEAKSDRLAAESKQQSAHEKAMKEELEWVRKGAKARQSKSKARLQRFEEMQSQEFQKRSETNEIYIPAGPRLGDKVIEFKNVSKGYGDRVLIDNLSFSMPKGAIVGVIGGNGAGKSTLFRMLMGKETPDSGTIEVGETVQLACVDQSREDLDGSKTVFQQISDGSDQIRIGNYEIPSRTYVGRFNFKGGDQQKFVKDLSGGERGRLHLALTLKEGGNVLLLDEPSNDLDVETLRSLEEALLDFPGAAIVISHDRWFLDRVATHILAYEDDSQAVFFEGNYTEYEADRKKRLGEAAAQPHRVRHKKLA from the coding sequence ATGGCTCAATACGTATTCACCATGCATCGGCTGGGAAAAGTTGTTCCGCCGAAGCGGGAAATCCTTAAAAACATTTCGCTGTCCTTCTTCCCCGGCGCCAAGATCGGCGTGCTCGGCCTCAACGGTTCGGGTAAGTCCACGCTGCTGAAAATCATGGCCGGCGTCGACACCGAGTTCGAAGGCGAAGCCCGTCCAATGCCCGAGCTGAACATCGGTTACCTGCCGCAAGAGCCGATCCTGGACCCGACCAAGACCGTGCGTGAAGTGGTCGAGGAAGCCGTCAGCGTGATCAAGAACGCCCAGGCGCGCCTGGACGAAGTCTACGCGGCCTACGCCGACGAAGACGCCGACTTCGACAAACTGGCCGCCGAACAGGCCAAGCTCGAAGCCATCCTGCAGGCCGGCGATGGTCACAACCTGGAGCGCCAGCTGGAAGTCGCCGCCGATGCGCTGCGCCTGCCGGCGTGGGATGCCAAGGTTGAATTCCTGTCCGGTGGTGAAAAGCGCCGTGTGGCCCTGTGCCGCCTGCTGCTGTCGGCCCCCGACATGCTGCTGCTCGACGAACCGACCAACCACTTGGACGCCGATTCCGTGGCCTGGCTGGAGCACTTCCTGCACGATTTCCCGGGCACCGTGGTTGCGATCACGCACGACCGCTACTTCCTGGATAACGTGGCTGGCTGGATTCTGGAACTCGACCGTGGAGCCGGTATCCCTTACGAGGGCAACTACTCCGGTTGGCTGGAAGCCAAGTCCGACCGTCTGGCGGCTGAATCCAAGCAGCAATCGGCCCACGAAAAAGCCATGAAGGAAGAACTGGAGTGGGTGCGCAAAGGCGCCAAGGCCCGCCAGTCCAAATCCAAGGCCCGTCTGCAACGCTTTGAAGAAATGCAATCGCAGGAATTCCAGAAGCGCAGCGAAACCAACGAGATCTACATCCCGGCCGGCCCGCGCCTGGGTGACAAGGTCATCGAATTCAAGAACGTTTCCAAAGGTTATGGCGACCGCGTGTTGATCGACAACCTGTCGTTCTCCATGCCAAAAGGCGCGATCGTCGGCGTTATCGGTGGTAACGGTGCCGGTAAGTCGACCCTGTTCCGCATGCTGATGGGCAAGGAAACGCCGGATTCAGGCACCATCGAAGTGGGCGAAACCGTGCAGTTGGCCTGTGTGGATCAGAGCCGCGAAGACCTGGACGGCAGCAAGACGGTATTCCAGCAAATCTCCGATGGCTCGGACCAGATCCGTATCGGCAACTATGAAATCCCGTCGCGCACCTATGTTGGCCGTTTCAACTTCAAGGGCGGCGACCAGCAGAAGTTCGTCAAGGACCTGTCCGGTGGTGAGCGCGGTCGCTTGCACCTGGCCCTGACCCTGAAAGAGGGCGGCAACGTGCTGCTGCTCGACGAACCGTCCAACGACCTCGACGTTGAAACCCTGCGTTCCCTGGAAGAAGCCCTGCTGGACTTCCCGGGCGCTGCCATTGTGATCTCTCACGATCGGTGGTTCCTTGACCGCGTGGCCACCCACATCCTGGCGTACGAAGACGACTCGCAAGCGGTGTTCTTCGAAGGCAACTACACCGAGTACGAAGCGGACCGTAAAAAGCGTTTGGGCGAAGCAGCTGCTCAGCCGCACCGTGTACGGCACAAAAAACTGGCCTGA